In the genome of Pelobacter seleniigenes DSM 18267, one region contains:
- a CDS encoding cytochrome b/b6 domain-containing protein, whose amino-acid sequence MKKKKRVYLQPTPVRIWHWLNALGIVTLMVSGAQIRFPEYISWLGSYKSAIYLHNAAGYVVAVSFSLWFFYYLFIARTMANLYVPKVEDLKTGLVKQAKFYFLTYFLGWENPHHPTPENKFNPLQKSAYLAIMFVLVPLVSLSGILLTNVEPLRGLIVMLGGLKILVGLHFLLACMLIAFLPTHIYLATLGHTPMEHIKAMWTGWDEEDDEREEDSKQPLPSHTG is encoded by the coding sequence ATGAAAAAGAAAAAAAGAGTTTACCTGCAACCGACCCCGGTCAGAATCTGGCATTGGCTCAATGCACTGGGCATCGTGACTTTAATGGTCTCAGGAGCGCAGATCCGTTTCCCCGAATACATCTCCTGGTTGGGAAGTTACAAATCTGCAATCTACTTGCATAACGCGGCGGGGTATGTGGTTGCCGTTTCCTTCTCGCTTTGGTTTTTCTACTACCTGTTCATCGCCAGGACCATGGCAAACCTCTATGTCCCCAAAGTGGAGGATCTGAAAACCGGTCTGGTCAAACAGGCGAAATTTTACTTTCTTACTTACTTTCTGGGCTGGGAGAATCCACATCACCCGACCCCGGAAAACAAGTTCAATCCGTTGCAGAAATCCGCCTACCTGGCAATCATGTTTGTCCTGGTTCCCTTGGTCAGCCTGTCCGGGATCCTGCTGACCAATGTCGAGCCATTGCGGGGATTGATCGTCATGCTGGGAGGGCTGAAAATTCTGGTTGGGCTGCATTTCCTGCTCGCCTGCATGCTGATAGCTTTTCTGCCGACCCATATTTACCTGGCAACCCTGGGACATACTCCCATGGAACATATCAAGGCGATGTGGACCGGCTGGGACGAAGAGGACGACGAGCGGGAAGAAGACAGTAAGCAGCCGCTACCGAGTCATACCGGTTGA
- a CDS encoding sugar phosphate isomerase/epimerase family protein, producing the protein MPKNLYVHIPAQRLAASLPFLTEYALHAEVACHEVTLEKLDFELLADCAAELRESGLGTTLHAPFTGIDPGSDQRKTLRASLANAELTFLLANKLKAQKIIFHPEIPCSSDPRILSKWLAHSLSFWQNLIPTAEEIGAIICLENIYDQQPQQLLQLLSTLDTPWVGHVFDIGHWNIFAHTGLAEWLELLGPFLKHMHLHDNWGLNDDHLPLGQGNAPLGTLFSWLQSVPNPPSLTLENRHLSDAKDSLAFYRAHFAKDD; encoded by the coding sequence ATGCCCAAAAATCTCTATGTTCATATTCCCGCCCAACGCTTGGCAGCAAGCCTGCCGTTTTTGACGGAGTATGCTCTGCATGCGGAAGTCGCCTGCCACGAAGTCACTTTGGAAAAACTGGATTTTGAGTTACTGGCGGATTGTGCCGCAGAATTGCGGGAATCTGGCCTGGGAACGACTCTCCATGCCCCCTTTACCGGCATTGATCCCGGGAGCGACCAAAGAAAAACCCTCCGAGCCTCGCTAGCAAATGCCGAACTTACTTTCCTGCTGGCCAATAAGCTGAAGGCACAAAAAATTATTTTTCACCCGGAAATCCCCTGCTCCAGCGACCCGAGAATTCTGTCGAAATGGTTGGCTCATTCCCTGTCGTTCTGGCAAAACCTCATTCCGACGGCTGAAGAGATTGGCGCAATCATCTGCCTGGAAAACATATACGATCAGCAACCGCAACAGTTGTTACAGCTACTTAGCACCCTCGATACCCCCTGGGTCGGTCATGTCTTTGATATTGGCCACTGGAATATTTTTGCCCACACCGGGCTAGCGGAATGGTTGGAGCTGCTTGGTCCGTTCCTCAAACATATGCATCTGCACGACAATTGGGGTCTTAATGATGATCACCTTCCCCTTGGTCAGGGTAACGCTCCCCTGGGCACGCTCTTTTCATGGTTACAGAGCGTGCCGAACCCGCCATCACTGACTCTTGAAAACAGACACCTTTCGGACGCCAAAGACTCCCTGGCCTTTTATCGCGCCCATTTTGCCAAAGACGACTGA
- a CDS encoding GntR family transcriptional regulator — protein sequence MKTKQIERHQTLREKILETIREAILKGSLKPGEKVAEPELAERFGISRTPIREAFRQLESEGYLTVIPRKGAVVAALSERDVQEFYAIKSILEGYAAELAAVNLTDKELEKLEAINEKLRNLAAEGDVKAFFRIHNEFHDTFIKAADNSKLFELIQQLGMKFNRLRMASLSVAGRMEISVDEHEKLLDAFRRHDGKTAEELVKKTAAIGGKVLLESLVHTQGGEARSTLLDEKINLF from the coding sequence TTGAAAACGAAACAGATTGAACGGCACCAGACGTTACGTGAGAAAATTCTCGAAACAATTCGCGAAGCGATTCTCAAAGGGAGTCTTAAACCCGGTGAGAAGGTTGCGGAACCGGAGCTGGCAGAACGGTTCGGAATCAGCCGGACCCCGATCCGGGAAGCGTTCCGGCAACTGGAATCGGAAGGCTACCTGACGGTTATTCCCCGCAAGGGAGCGGTTGTCGCCGCTCTTTCCGAGCGAGATGTGCAGGAATTTTACGCGATCAAAAGTATATTGGAAGGCTATGCTGCGGAATTGGCAGCGGTCAACCTGACTGATAAAGAACTCGAAAAGCTGGAAGCCATCAACGAAAAGCTTCGCAATCTGGCTGCAGAGGGGGATGTCAAAGCCTTCTTCCGGATCCATAACGAGTTTCACGATACTTTTATCAAGGCCGCCGACAATAGTAAACTTTTTGAACTTATCCAACAATTGGGAATGAAATTCAACCGCTTGCGGATGGCGTCACTTTCCGTGGCTGGGCGGATGGAGATTTCCGTAGATGAGCATGAGAAGCTGCTGGATGCCTTCCGGCGTCATGATGGCAAGACTGCGGAAGAACTCGTTAAAAAGACGGCTGCCATTGGCGGGAAAGTGCTTTTGGAAAGTTTGGTCCATACCCAGGGCGGTGAGGCCAGATCGACCCTCCTTGACGAAAAAATTAATTTATTTTGA
- a CDS encoding complex I NDUFA9 subunit family protein, whose translation MKVFITGGSGFVGREIIRQLSERKHQVRALVRNPDNIKEYNQIEKVQGDTTLPETLSGILEGCDAIIHLVGIIREFPARGITFQRVHTESTANIAKAAAAQGVRRILHMSANGTRAEASTGYHQSKWAAEEIIRNTDLDWTIFRPSLIFGPGDEFINLLARMIKKLPLVPVLGDGRYRMQPVSVKNVAQGFVKALEVPATIGKVYHCCGPETYNYNELLDIIAHTLGKKTTVCKLHQPLFLVKPAVAVLQSLPFFPLTADQLQMLLEGNTCDNDSWAKELQLTLLPLADELKTYLH comes from the coding sequence ATGAAAGTTTTTATTACCGGCGGAAGCGGGTTTGTCGGACGTGAAATCATCAGACAATTGAGCGAAAGAAAGCATCAGGTCAGAGCCCTGGTCCGCAACCCGGACAATATTAAAGAGTACAACCAAATTGAAAAAGTTCAAGGCGACACAACCTTGCCGGAAACCCTGAGCGGTATTTTGGAGGGGTGCGATGCAATCATACACCTGGTCGGTATCATCCGGGAATTTCCGGCCCGGGGAATCACTTTTCAGCGCGTCCACACCGAATCGACTGCGAATATTGCCAAAGCTGCCGCGGCCCAGGGAGTCCGGCGCATTCTGCACATGAGCGCCAACGGCACCCGTGCCGAGGCATCAACAGGCTATCATCAAAGCAAATGGGCTGCGGAAGAGATAATCCGCAATACAGACCTTGACTGGACAATTTTCCGGCCTTCGTTGATTTTCGGCCCCGGTGATGAGTTTATCAACCTGCTGGCACGGATGATCAAAAAACTGCCGCTGGTTCCGGTCCTGGGTGACGGCCGCTACCGGATGCAGCCGGTCAGTGTTAAAAACGTTGCACAGGGGTTTGTCAAAGCACTGGAGGTCCCTGCGACCATCGGCAAAGTTTATCACTGCTGCGGGCCGGAGACCTACAACTACAACGAGCTGTTGGATATTATCGCCCACACCCTGGGGAAAAAAACCACTGTCTGTAAACTCCACCAGCCGCTGTTTCTGGTCAAACCCGCTGTCGCGGTGTTGCAAAGCCTACCGTTTTTTCCGCTGACCGCTGATCAATTGCAGATGCTGCTGGAAGGAAATACCTGTGACAACGACAGCTGGGCCAAGGAGCTGCAACTCACACTGTTACCTCTTGCGGATGAGCTTAAAACCTACCTGCACTGA
- the pckA gene encoding phosphoenolpyruvate carboxykinase (ATP), translated as MNDLSAEKLGLKTVGKVYHNLSYDELFEHESRNKEGALSANGTMMVDTGKFTGRSPKDKYFVKQAPSAERLAWGKINQPVSSSIFDQLYSEVIDYLSGKDVYVTDGFCGANPQTRKNVRFVTEIAWQSHFVKNMFIRPGSSEQAEFTPQFTVYNAAGLTNDRWREMGLNSEVFVIFNIEKNVAIIGGTWYGGEMKKGIFTMMNYWLPLENILSMHCSANVGAAGDVCLFFGLSGTGKTTLSTDARRKLIGDDEHGWDEDGIFNFEGGCYAKCIDLSPENEPEIFNAIKRNALLENVSYDEAGVIDFSDSSKTENTRVSYPIEHILNHEPALKGGHPRNIIFLTCDAFGVLPPVSKLTREQAMYYFLSGYTAKVAGTERGITEPQATFSACFGEAFLPLHPTEYAKLLGEKMEKYQVNAFLVNTGWTGGGYGTGKRMSIKATRGCINAILDGSINQAEFEQTEFFGLSIPKALPGVDAKLLNPRNSWKDSAAFDRSAGELAAMFVENFRKYIVSNDDFDFTKAGPQLG; from the coding sequence ATGAATGATTTAAGTGCCGAAAAGTTAGGTCTGAAAACAGTTGGTAAGGTTTATCACAATCTGAGTTACGACGAACTTTTCGAGCATGAAAGCCGAAATAAAGAGGGTGCGCTTTCTGCGAACGGAACCATGATGGTCGATACCGGCAAATTTACCGGTCGTTCACCCAAAGACAAATATTTTGTCAAACAGGCTCCGTCTGCTGAGAGACTGGCCTGGGGGAAAATCAACCAACCGGTTTCCAGCAGCATTTTCGACCAGCTTTATTCCGAGGTCATTGATTATCTTTCCGGCAAGGATGTTTATGTCACCGACGGATTTTGCGGGGCCAATCCGCAGACACGTAAAAATGTCCGCTTTGTCACTGAAATAGCCTGGCAGTCCCATTTTGTAAAAAATATGTTTATCCGGCCAGGGAGCAGTGAACAGGCCGAATTTACTCCCCAATTCACCGTTTACAATGCCGCCGGCCTGACCAACGACCGCTGGCGGGAGATGGGGCTGAACTCCGAGGTTTTCGTGATTTTCAACATTGAAAAGAACGTCGCGATTATCGGTGGGACCTGGTATGGCGGAGAGATGAAAAAAGGGATTTTCACCATGATGAATTACTGGCTGCCGCTGGAGAATATCCTCTCCATGCATTGTAGTGCCAATGTCGGCGCCGCTGGTGATGTCTGCCTGTTTTTCGGCCTTTCCGGGACCGGGAAAACAACCCTGTCCACTGACGCCAGACGCAAGCTGATCGGTGACGATGAGCATGGTTGGGATGAAGACGGGATTTTTAATTTCGAAGGCGGCTGCTATGCCAAGTGTATCGACCTGTCCCCTGAAAACGAGCCGGAAATTTTCAATGCCATCAAGCGCAACGCCTTGCTCGAAAATGTCTCCTATGACGAAGCCGGAGTCATTGACTTCAGTGACAGCAGCAAAACCGAGAATACCCGGGTCTCTTACCCCATTGAGCATATCCTCAACCATGAACCTGCTTTGAAGGGCGGGCATCCGCGCAACATCATTTTCCTGACTTGCGATGCTTTCGGCGTTTTGCCGCCGGTGTCCAAACTGACTCGGGAGCAGGCCATGTACTACTTTCTGTCCGGTTATACGGCCAAAGTCGCCGGTACCGAACGCGGCATCACTGAGCCGCAGGCGACTTTTTCCGCTTGCTTCGGTGAAGCCTTTTTGCCCCTTCATCCCACCGAGTACGCCAAACTGCTGGGTGAAAAGATGGAAAAATATCAAGTCAATGCCTTCCTGGTTAATACCGGTTGGACCGGGGGCGGTTACGGCACCGGGAAACGCATGAGTATCAAGGCCACCCGGGGTTGTATCAATGCGATTCTTGATGGCAGCATCAATCAGGCGGAATTCGAACAGACTGAGTTTTTTGGCCTGAGCATCCCCAAAGCGTTACCGGGGGTGGATGCCAAACTGCTGAATCCCCGCAACTCCTGGAAAGATTCCGCTGCTTTTGACCGTAGCGCTGGAGAGCTGGCCGCAATGTTTGTGGAGAATTTCCGCAAGTACATCGTCAGCAACGATGATTTCGATTTTACCAAGGCCGGACCGCAGCTTGGGTAA
- the thiL gene encoding thiamine-phosphate kinase produces MMSQGHNKMGEFALIRWIQQQAKKGDHLTQGIGDDCSVQPQQDGQELLTSTDLLIEDVHFKRAWSSMHDLGRKAAAVNISDIAAMGGIPQSLFLSLGRPDQIPDAEIQEFVSGFIAEAEFYGAVLAGGDSCRSTGPLVIAVTVQGTIAAGEAVYRHGASYGDAVYVSGCLGDSALALQALLRGEQPDPYLAGRFHTPSPRVDLGVNLARSGWATAMLDISDGLIADLGHILEASGVGAEIELARLPLSGPFSQALLQDTELIELALAGGEDYELVFTSPLNDLDTRPGFSPFVTRIGVIRQEPGLSLRAVDGSFYECRRKGYDHFG; encoded by the coding sequence ATGATGTCTCAAGGTCATAACAAAATGGGCGAGTTTGCCCTGATCCGCTGGATTCAACAACAGGCCAAAAAAGGAGATCATCTTACCCAGGGAATCGGCGATGATTGTTCGGTTCAACCTCAACAGGACGGTCAGGAACTGTTGACCAGTACAGATTTATTGATTGAAGATGTTCACTTTAAGCGAGCATGGAGCTCCATGCATGACCTGGGCCGGAAAGCGGCTGCGGTCAATATCAGCGACATTGCTGCCATGGGCGGGATCCCACAGTCCCTGTTTCTGAGTCTGGGTCGACCCGATCAGATCCCCGATGCGGAAATTCAGGAATTCGTCTCGGGTTTTATTGCTGAAGCCGAATTCTACGGAGCGGTTCTGGCTGGAGGTGATAGCTGCAGGTCCACGGGGCCGCTGGTCATTGCAGTGACGGTTCAGGGAACCATTGCAGCTGGTGAAGCCGTCTATCGCCACGGGGCCAGTTACGGGGATGCCGTTTATGTCTCCGGCTGTTTGGGCGACAGTGCCCTGGCCCTGCAAGCGCTGCTACGGGGCGAGCAACCGGATCCCTATCTGGCCGGGCGGTTTCATACCCCCAGCCCACGGGTGGACCTGGGAGTCAACCTGGCCCGCAGCGGCTGGGCCACGGCGATGCTCGATATTTCGGATGGTTTAATTGCCGATCTCGGCCATATTCTGGAGGCCTCCGGAGTTGGCGCGGAGATCGAACTGGCCCGGCTGCCGCTCTCCGGACCCTTCAGTCAAGCGTTACTGCAGGATACCGAGTTGATCGAGCTGGCCCTGGCCGGTGGTGAAGATTACGAACTGGTGTTTACCTCGCCATTGAATGATCTGGACACCCGACCGGGGTTTTCACCCTTTGTGACCCGCATCGGGGTTATCCGGCAGGAACCTGGGCTGTCCCTGCGGGCTGTTGATGGCAGCTTTTATGAGTGTCGACGCAAAGGATATGACCATTTTGGCTGA
- a CDS encoding CheR family methyltransferase: MTILADPDRCAGVTTAAEEKSIRIVLDSKPLLGEDVSHEAYRKIAGILQEQQHFYLDAYKEISIKRRLASRIRAAGFRDPEAYIALLQDDAAERQQLLLALSIHVSQFFRNPSSFAVLEKVVIPELLGVARKTRTKLRLWSVGCANGEEPYSLALLCRKLIRAEDQVAIIGTDISAAALKKARQGFFPEKRLTGVNPELLACCFERQGNDEYRLNEELRNSVQFFRHDILVDQPFYRADLILCRNLLIYFSRDQQRFILETLAGALQPGGVLMLGRAETLAPDCRNLFHCLDPAERIYRRAG; this comes from the coding sequence ATGACCATTTTGGCTGACCCGGATCGGTGCGCAGGGGTAACCACCGCAGCGGAAGAAAAATCCATCCGCATCGTTCTTGATTCCAAGCCTCTGCTGGGCGAAGATGTCAGCCATGAAGCTTATCGGAAAATAGCCGGAATTTTGCAGGAACAGCAGCATTTCTACCTTGATGCCTACAAGGAGATTTCCATCAAGCGCCGGCTGGCATCACGGATCAGGGCGGCCGGGTTTAGAGACCCTGAGGCATATATTGCCCTGTTGCAGGACGATGCTGCCGAGCGGCAGCAACTGTTGCTGGCGCTAAGTATCCACGTCTCCCAGTTCTTTCGTAATCCGAGCTCGTTTGCGGTCCTGGAAAAGGTCGTCATCCCGGAATTGTTGGGCGTTGCGCGTAAGACACGGACCAAATTGAGGCTATGGAGCGTTGGCTGTGCCAATGGCGAGGAGCCGTATTCCCTGGCTTTGTTGTGTCGCAAGTTGATACGTGCTGAGGATCAGGTCGCGATTATCGGCACAGATATCAGCGCGGCCGCCTTGAAAAAAGCGCGGCAGGGGTTCTTCCCGGAAAAGCGCCTGACCGGGGTCAATCCTGAGCTGCTGGCATGCTGTTTCGAGCGGCAGGGCAACGATGAGTACCGGCTGAATGAGGAACTGCGCAACAGTGTGCAGTTTTTTCGGCATGATATTCTTGTCGACCAGCCGTTTTACCGGGCTGATCTGATATTGTGCCGAAATCTGTTGATCTATTTTTCCCGGGATCAGCAACGGTTCATTCTGGAAACCCTGGCCGGTGCTCTGCAGCCCGGTGGTGTTCTGATGCTGGGACGGGCCGAAACCCTGGCTCCGGACTGCCGCAATCTGTTTCATTGTCTTGATCCGGCGGAGAGAATTTACCGGCGGGCAGGATGA
- a CDS encoding methyl-accepting chemotaxis protein gives MRVEISYKFVVGFIFVVASVVLLNLLVPRLDIPEWTYQWITIVGALLVGLIFGWLFSKAFTANIKILTEGTARVSDGDLSRKVRLRKGLFSDETEDLANSLNLVVDSLRNLVGQIRTSSVNVNESSLALATTTEEMTATAHEVAGSIEQISQGAETQAEMVERASKVIREMAEQIDLVAASAGNLSLSAEETTLSARQGEGMTVKALENLKQVLSQIEENGILIMSFNEQVQKIGTIIDVITSIAQKTNLLALNATIEAARAGEYGHGFAVVAEEVSKLADSTSLSAGEITRLIEGTREQSLKVQQSMAESVKAIDAGRQAVDITGSAFKTIIDKAEAAQVKSVSIRDLTEKQSLGAQAIVNAIEEIARVAEDNAASTEEVSAATEQQTASMEEMTFASQRLSRLADELLTSVSRFNLGISQDKDQA, from the coding sequence ATGCGTGTTGAAATCAGCTATAAGTTTGTTGTCGGATTTATTTTTGTGGTGGCTTCGGTCGTCTTGCTGAATTTGCTGGTGCCACGACTGGATATTCCGGAATGGACCTATCAATGGATCACGATTGTCGGGGCGTTGCTGGTCGGACTTATTTTCGGCTGGTTGTTTTCCAAAGCGTTCACCGCCAACATCAAGATTCTGACCGAAGGGACCGCCCGGGTCAGCGACGGTGACCTCAGCCGCAAGGTTCGTTTGCGTAAAGGGCTGTTTTCCGATGAAACCGAAGACCTGGCCAATTCGTTGAATCTGGTGGTGGACAGTCTGCGCAATCTGGTCGGACAGATCCGCACCAGTTCGGTCAATGTCAACGAATCATCCTTGGCCCTGGCCACCACCACCGAGGAGATGACTGCGACCGCCCATGAAGTTGCCGGCTCCATTGAGCAGATCAGTCAGGGGGCGGAAACCCAGGCCGAGATGGTCGAGCGGGCTTCCAAGGTCATTCGCGAAATGGCCGAACAGATTGACCTGGTGGCGGCTTCGGCCGGCAATCTGTCCCTTTCTGCGGAGGAAACCACGCTCTCGGCGCGGCAAGGGGAGGGGATGACGGTGAAGGCCTTGGAAAACCTCAAGCAGGTGCTCAGTCAGATCGAAGAGAATGGCATTCTGATCATGTCGTTCAATGAACAGGTGCAGAAAATTGGCACCATCATCGATGTGATCACCAGTATTGCCCAGAAAACCAATCTGCTGGCTCTTAATGCGACCATTGAAGCGGCCCGAGCCGGCGAATATGGGCACGGCTTTGCCGTGGTGGCCGAGGAGGTCAGCAAGTTGGCTGATAGCACCAGCCTTTCCGCCGGAGAAATCACCCGCCTGATCGAAGGGACCCGGGAGCAGAGCCTGAAGGTCCAACAGTCAATGGCAGAAAGTGTCAAAGCCATTGATGCCGGTAGGCAGGCGGTGGATATCACCGGTAGCGCATTCAAGACCATCATCGACAAAGCGGAAGCGGCCCAGGTCAAATCGGTCAGTATTCGCGATCTGACCGAGAAACAGAGTCTTGGTGCCCAGGCCATTGTCAATGCCATCGAGGAAATCGCCAGGGTTGCGGAAGACAATGCCGCATCCACCGAAGAGGTCTCCGCAGCCACCGAACAACAGACCGCTTCTATGGAGGAGATGACCTTTGCTTCGCAACGGTTGTCTCGCCTGGCCGATGAATTGTTGACCTCGGTCAGCCGGTTTAATCTTGGGATCAGTCAGGACAAGGACCAGGCATGA
- a CDS encoding chemotaxis protein CheW produces the protein MIQLLPFKIGFETYALELPDIQEVVENRTVHAFPGAPAEILGAIGFHGRIVPVVNLPRLLDFPEGNHGQRLIVLTNGYGPMALATDQVRPILNVEMTHAIRMGQASERPYIKDIINWQGETISLFDLEQLQGALERVCDPQGGR, from the coding sequence ATGATTCAGCTGTTGCCGTTTAAAATCGGCTTCGAGACTTATGCGCTTGAATTACCGGATATTCAAGAGGTCGTCGAAAATCGCACGGTTCATGCTTTTCCCGGGGCTCCGGCCGAGATTCTCGGTGCCATCGGTTTTCACGGGCGCATCGTACCGGTGGTCAACCTGCCGCGGCTGTTGGATTTCCCGGAAGGAAATCACGGCCAGCGGCTGATCGTATTGACCAATGGCTACGGTCCCATGGCGTTGGCGACCGACCAGGTCAGACCGATCCTCAATGTTGAAATGACCCATGCCATCCGGATGGGGCAAGCCAGCGAACGACCGTATATCAAGGACATCATCAACTGGCAGGGAGAAACCATCAGCCTGTTTGATCTCGAACAGCTGCAGGGAGCTCTGGAGCGGGTCTGCGATCCACAGGGAGGCCGATAA
- a CDS encoding response regulator — protein MLKKVLIVDDALFMRNMLQEIFEGSGWQVVATAETGEQAVLEYKALRPDLVTMDIVMPGSGGIEAMKNILHHDPEAKVVVCSALGQKQLIMEAITAGAKDFIVKPFKDNQVLEVVNRVVAG, from the coding sequence TTGCTCAAAAAGGTATTGATTGTCGATGATGCGCTGTTCATGCGCAATATGCTGCAGGAGATCTTCGAAGGTTCCGGCTGGCAGGTGGTTGCCACGGCAGAAACCGGGGAACAGGCGGTCCTTGAATATAAAGCCCTTCGCCCGGACCTGGTGACCATGGATATTGTGATGCCCGGCAGCGGTGGTATCGAAGCCATGAAAAATATCCTTCATCATGATCCCGAAGCCAAGGTGGTGGTATGCAGTGCTTTGGGCCAGAAACAGCTGATCATGGAAGCCATAACGGCCGGCGCCAAAGATTTTATCGTCAAGCCTTTTAAAGACAACCAGGTTCTCGAAGTCGTTAACCGGGTTGTTGCCGGGTAA
- a CDS encoding chemotaxis protein CheA, translating into MDMVKFRAMFLAEAGEHLQDMAAVLMQLATDPTDRQAIDSLFRNAHSIKGMAGTMEFTVSARLAHHLEDRLDLCRERGQMTQQDIDWVLDGVGHLEGLLEDIRQGKAERSVDGFLTQGGQSAETGSDNEIGSVPVMKAAESRDPLLVRLVLKDMVAAPGARLLVLLKKCADLGTVLESTPSQEALLTEDAAPEQLLVQLDTELSKDEVHQQLERFSELQEISFPAKQKTEPLQPRQKPIQTKTVRVSTELLDHFINLTGELITTRYHLQNAVKERHWHNVDDGVGQLTRLVKNLHRQVLQVRMVSLENLFSRLSRTVHELARVKQKQVRLVLEGAEIELDRAIVEGLTDALGHMVRNAIDHGIREQGTIHIKAWRERDQVLLQVADDGAGMDPEIIRERAVARGLVKAALARTLKPYDVLQLVCLPGFSTVDNISATSGRGVGMDVVKTAVEKVGGLLEIDSEPGNGTRITLKLPLSLAIIRVLIVSCHEVPMALPINRIVQTLEISRQEVQSSGKQLVIEHQGKLLPLLSLRKILQYPKAAQTDPIAVVVTELFGRRVGLVVDRLAGQREVFVQRLPAPFDQIRGCSGATILGDGQIVFLLDLQSLLERRRT; encoded by the coding sequence ATGGATATGGTCAAATTCAGGGCGATGTTTCTGGCTGAAGCCGGAGAGCATCTGCAGGACATGGCAGCGGTCCTGATGCAGCTTGCGACCGACCCCACGGATCGGCAAGCCATCGACTCGTTGTTTCGTAACGCCCATTCCATCAAAGGGATGGCCGGGACGATGGAGTTTACCGTGTCCGCACGCTTGGCCCATCATCTGGAAGACCGCCTGGATCTCTGTCGGGAACGGGGACAAATGACCCAGCAGGATATTGACTGGGTTCTGGACGGAGTCGGGCATCTTGAGGGGTTGCTTGAGGATATCCGCCAGGGTAAGGCTGAGCGCAGTGTCGATGGCTTTCTCACCCAGGGCGGGCAGTCTGCCGAGACGGGCTCCGATAATGAAATAGGTTCTGTCCCGGTTATGAAGGCTGCAGAGAGCCGGGACCCTTTGCTGGTCCGGCTGGTCTTGAAAGATATGGTGGCGGCGCCAGGCGCGCGGTTGCTGGTCCTGCTGAAAAAATGCGCCGACCTGGGGACCGTGCTGGAATCGACTCCGAGCCAGGAAGCGCTGCTTACCGAGGATGCTGCGCCGGAGCAGTTGCTGGTGCAGCTGGACACGGAGCTGTCCAAAGATGAGGTTCACCAGCAGCTGGAAAGATTCAGTGAGCTGCAGGAGATCTCTTTTCCGGCCAAGCAGAAAACAGAACCGCTCCAGCCCCGGCAAAAGCCGATTCAGACCAAAACGGTTCGGGTCAGTACCGAGCTGCTCGATCACTTCATCAACCTCACCGGAGAACTGATCACCACTCGCTATCATTTACAGAATGCGGTCAAGGAGCGGCACTGGCATAACGTGGATGACGGGGTCGGGCAGTTGACCCGGCTGGTGAAAAATCTGCATCGGCAGGTTTTGCAGGTGCGAATGGTTTCCCTGGAGAATCTGTTCAGCCGCTTATCACGAACCGTCCATGAGCTTGCCCGGGTCAAGCAAAAACAGGTCAGGCTGGTGCTGGAGGGGGCTGAGATCGAATTGGATCGGGCCATTGTCGAAGGGTTGACCGATGCCCTTGGCCATATGGTCCGTAATGCCATTGACCACGGCATTCGCGAGCAGGGGACCATTCACATCAAAGCCTGGCGGGAGCGGGACCAGGTGCTGTTGCAAGTGGCTGACGACGGGGCCGGGATGGATCCCGAAATTATTCGCGAGCGGGCCGTTGCCCGCGGTCTGGTGAAAGCGGCTCTGGCCAGAACTTTGAAACCCTACGACGTGTTGCAGCTGGTTTGCCTGCCCGGATTTTCCACTGTGGACAATATCTCGGCAACCTCCGGCCGGGGAGTCGGGATGGATGTCGTTAAAACCGCCGTGGAAAAGGTTGGTGGTTTGTTGGAGATCGATTCAGAACCCGGCAATGGCACCCGCATCACCCTGAAACTGCCCCTGTCTTTGGCCATTATCCGCGTGTTGATCGTGTCCTGCCATGAGGTGCCGATGGCCTTGCCGATCAATCGCATTGTCCAGACCCTTGAAATCAGTCGGCAGGAGGTACAGAGCAGCGGCAAACAACTGGTCATTGAGCACCAAGGCAAACTACTGCCGCTGCTGTCCCTGAGGAAAATCCTGCAATATCCGAAGGCAGCGCAGACCGATCCGATAGCGGTGGTCGTTACCGAGCTGTTCGGCCGGCGGGTCGGGCTGGTGGTCGATCGCCTGGCCGGGCAACGCGAAGTCTTTGTGCAGCGGCTGCCGGCTCCCTTTGATCAGATCCGCGGCTGTAGCGGGGCAACGATTCTCGGGGATGGCCAGATCGTCTTCCTGCTGGATCTGCAATCGCTGCTGGAAAGGCGTCGAACCTGA